One genomic region from Evansella sp. LMS18 encodes:
- a CDS encoding endonuclease MutS2 has translation MEVALVSDRVSRILEYDKMKEQLIKHASSSLGKQRVEELTPSFDINEIQRNQDSTFEGAKVIRLKGQAPLGGIRDIRAAVKRAAIGGMLNEMELLDISSTIYGSRRFKSFIEGMVEDEVELTILPELAGRMVPLTDLEREIKQAIDENGDVLDSASPALRSVRQQIRSHESGIRSKLESITRSSSGRKMLSDAIITIRNDRYVIPVKQEYRGHFGGMVHDQSASGATLFIEPGSVVQINNQLREARMKEKQEINRILQELSARTVEDADELLTVVEVMAEADFIFAKALYSGELKGTQPKLNEEGFIEMAKARHPLINEDEVVPIDIEIGREYSSLVITGPNTGGKTVTLKTVGLLTLMVQSGLQIPCEEGSHAAVFQNIFADIGDEQSIEQSLSTFSSHMTNIVDILDKVDHQSLVLFDELGAGTDPTEGAALAIAILDYVYNAGAKVIATTHYSELKGYAYNRDDVMNASVEFDVETLRPTYRLLIGVPGRSNAFAISSRLGLDESIINDAKSQIGADTNKIENMIASLEDSRKQAEREMDAAEELRQEAQRLHRELESEFSTLENEKEKILKEAEDKAAAALSKARKEAEKIIAELREVQKNNPNIKDHELIDARKRLEQAEPELVDKRKDKQTEKSNIKKQKLLPGDEVKVISFNQKGHIVEQVNDKEYFVQLGMMKMKVKSGDLLYIDRPKQVEKSPLSTVRGKDSHVKTELDLRGERFENAMLEVEKYLDDAVLAGYNQVSIIHGKGTGALRKGVQELLKTHRNVKGVRMGGMNEGGSGVTVVSLK, from the coding sequence ATGGAGGTGGCCCTTGTGTCAGACAGGGTTAGTCGCATATTAGAGTATGACAAGATGAAGGAGCAGCTGATAAAGCATGCCAGCAGTTCTTTAGGTAAACAGCGTGTGGAAGAGCTTACTCCTTCTTTCGACATAAATGAAATTCAAAGGAATCAGGACAGTACCTTTGAGGGCGCTAAAGTTATAAGGCTGAAGGGACAGGCTCCCCTTGGAGGGATCAGGGATATTCGCGCAGCAGTTAAACGTGCAGCGATTGGCGGCATGCTGAATGAGATGGAGCTGCTTGATATTTCATCCACTATTTACGGGAGCCGCCGGTTTAAAAGCTTCATAGAAGGAATGGTGGAAGACGAGGTTGAACTTACTATTCTCCCTGAACTTGCTGGAAGAATGGTCCCTCTCACAGATCTGGAGAGAGAGATTAAACAGGCGATTGATGAAAACGGTGATGTCCTTGATTCAGCAAGCCCTGCTCTCCGTTCTGTCCGCCAGCAGATTCGTTCCCATGAATCAGGGATTAGATCTAAACTCGAGAGCATTACCAGATCTTCAAGCGGAAGGAAAATGCTTTCAGATGCTATTATCACGATAAGGAATGACCGGTATGTTATCCCGGTAAAGCAGGAATACAGAGGGCATTTTGGCGGAATGGTCCATGACCAGTCAGCGTCAGGAGCAACATTATTTATCGAGCCAGGCTCTGTCGTTCAGATTAACAACCAGCTTCGGGAAGCAAGGATGAAAGAAAAACAGGAAATCAACAGAATCCTTCAGGAGTTATCTGCCCGGACTGTGGAAGATGCAGATGAACTTTTAACCGTGGTTGAAGTGATGGCAGAGGCCGATTTTATTTTTGCAAAAGCCTTGTACAGCGGAGAACTCAAAGGGACACAGCCGAAGCTTAACGAAGAAGGCTTTATAGAAATGGCTAAAGCGAGACATCCGCTGATTAATGAGGACGAGGTAGTGCCTATCGATATTGAGATTGGCAGAGAGTATTCTTCCCTTGTGATTACCGGGCCGAATACAGGAGGAAAAACAGTAACTTTGAAGACGGTTGGTCTGCTTACGCTTATGGTACAGTCCGGCCTGCAGATACCTTGTGAGGAAGGATCCCATGCTGCTGTCTTCCAGAATATTTTCGCCGATATTGGTGATGAACAGTCTATCGAGCAATCGCTAAGTACATTCTCCTCCCATATGACTAATATAGTTGATATACTGGACAAGGTTGACCACCAGTCCCTTGTGCTGTTCGATGAACTTGGCGCAGGGACTGACCCTACGGAAGGGGCGGCTCTCGCGATAGCCATTCTGGACTATGTTTATAACGCAGGAGCTAAAGTCATTGCCACGACTCACTACAGCGAACTGAAAGGCTATGCATACAACAGAGATGATGTAATGAATGCTAGTGTGGAATTCGATGTAGAGACATTAAGACCCACCTACCGGTTATTAATAGGGGTGCCAGGGCGCAGTAATGCTTTCGCCATCAGCAGCAGATTAGGCCTGGATGAATCGATTATCAACGATGCGAAAAGCCAGATCGGCGCTGATACGAATAAAATTGAAAATATGATTGCATCTCTGGAAGACAGCAGAAAACAGGCGGAAAGGGAGATGGATGCAGCTGAAGAGCTGCGTCAGGAAGCCCAGCGCCTGCACAGGGAACTGGAGAGTGAATTCAGCACCCTTGAAAATGAAAAAGAAAAGATTTTGAAAGAGGCGGAAGATAAAGCAGCGGCCGCCCTCAGCAAAGCGAGAAAAGAAGCTGAGAAAATTATCGCTGAACTAAGAGAAGTCCAGAAAAACAACCCAAATATAAAGGATCATGAGCTCATTGATGCAAGAAAGCGCCTTGAACAGGCGGAACCTGAGCTGGTGGATAAACGTAAAGATAAACAAACGGAAAAATCCAATATTAAAAAGCAGAAGCTGCTGCCTGGAGATGAAGTGAAAGTCATCAGTTTTAATCAAAAAGGCCATATAGTGGAACAAGTAAACGATAAAGAATATTTTGTGCAGCTTGGGATGATGAAGATGAAGGTGAAATCCGGCGACCTTCTTTATATTGACCGTCCGAAGCAAGTGGAAAAAAGTCCTCTTTCTACTGTCCGTGGAAAAGATTCCCACGTTAAAACAGAGCTGGATCTTCGTGGCGAACGCTTTGAAAATGCCATGCTGGAAGTGGAAAAATATCTAGATGACGCTGTCCTTGCAGGATATAATCAAGTCTCCATTATCCATGGGAAAGGCACCGGGGCTTTGAGAAAAGGTGTTCAGGAATTGTTGAAGACTCACAGGAACGTAAAAGGTGTGAGGATGGGCGGTATGAATGAGGGCGGATCAGGAGTTACAGTAGTTTCTTTAAAATAG
- the polX gene encoding DNA polymerase/3'-5' exonuclease PolX encodes MSEVNKKDVIKTLETIAVYLEIKGENTFKVSAYRKAAGALERDERTMEEINDPASLQGIGKGTASVITELMETGESSLLNELLEELPSGLIPLLKLPGLGGKKIGKLYQELNVIDVDSLRKACEDKKVQKLPGFGEKTEEKILDALKDFGKRPERLTIAEVMPAAELIKEQLEEMEGVNRFELAGSYRRGRETIKDLDFIISTDDPVKVGDQIVSLKNITEIVAHGETKISLELEFGDLIVPVDFRMIKDEAFASTLHHFTGSKDHNVMMRQLAKENGEKISEYGIENEETGEIKTFESEEEFFAHFGFSYIPPEVREGKKELEVYKNEYPLIRYDDVKGDLHMHTTWSDGAHSLEEMVEACRERGYSFMAITDHSKFLRVANGLTVERLKRQHEEVRTLNEKYKDFTIFTGTEMDILPDGSLDFEDDVLENVDFVIASIHSAFSQDEETIMKRLKTAMENPHVNMIAHPTGRVIGRRDGYPVDFEKLIEMAVETGTILELNANPNRLDLSAEWVRKAQEAGAKIAVNTDAHRWEMLDHMLVGVKTARRGWLKKETVVNTWSAEEVTKYLNRNR; translated from the coding sequence ATGTCAGAAGTGAACAAAAAAGATGTAATAAAAACTCTTGAAACGATAGCCGTGTATTTGGAAATCAAAGGGGAGAATACCTTTAAAGTATCTGCCTACCGAAAAGCAGCCGGTGCACTTGAGCGGGACGAACGGACGATGGAGGAAATAAATGACCCCGCGAGCCTTCAGGGGATTGGCAAAGGGACAGCCTCCGTCATTACAGAGCTGATGGAGACGGGGGAATCCTCCCTCCTCAATGAACTTTTAGAGGAACTGCCGTCAGGGTTAATACCCCTGCTGAAGCTTCCTGGACTGGGCGGTAAAAAAATTGGTAAGCTTTATCAGGAGCTGAACGTCATTGACGTGGATTCTCTCAGAAAGGCCTGTGAAGACAAGAAAGTTCAGAAGCTTCCAGGGTTTGGGGAGAAAACGGAAGAGAAAATTCTTGATGCGCTTAAAGACTTCGGGAAGCGCCCTGAAAGGCTTACGATTGCGGAAGTGATGCCTGCAGCGGAATTAATAAAAGAGCAGCTGGAGGAAATGGAAGGTGTAAATCGTTTTGAACTGGCCGGAAGCTACAGAAGAGGCCGGGAAACGATCAAGGACCTGGATTTTATTATTTCCACTGACGACCCTGTTAAAGTAGGGGATCAAATAGTTTCTTTGAAAAATATTACAGAAATCGTTGCCCATGGCGAAACGAAGATAAGCCTTGAGCTCGAGTTCGGAGATTTAATCGTCCCTGTGGATTTCAGAATGATTAAAGACGAGGCTTTTGCTTCGACTCTTCATCACTTTACCGGGTCTAAAGACCATAATGTCATGATGAGGCAGCTTGCGAAGGAAAACGGGGAAAAAATTAGTGAGTATGGTATTGAAAATGAAGAAACAGGCGAAATAAAAACATTTGAATCCGAAGAAGAATTTTTCGCCCACTTCGGTTTTTCCTATATTCCTCCGGAAGTGAGAGAAGGCAAAAAGGAACTGGAAGTATACAAAAATGAGTATCCTCTGATAAGGTATGATGATGTAAAAGGGGATCTCCATATGCACACCACCTGGAGCGATGGGGCTCATTCCCTTGAAGAGATGGTGGAGGCATGCCGTGAGCGGGGATACAGCTTCATGGCAATAACGGACCATTCAAAGTTTCTCCGTGTTGCAAACGGGTTAACTGTGGAGAGGCTGAAACGCCAGCATGAGGAAGTACGTACATTAAATGAGAAGTATAAGGATTTTACTATTTTTACAGGAACAGAAATGGATATACTTCCGGACGGATCCCTCGACTTTGAAGATGACGTACTTGAAAACGTGGATTTCGTCATCGCGTCGATCCACTCAGCCTTCAGCCAGGATGAAGAAACTATTATGAAGCGGCTGAAGACGGCAATGGAAAACCCGCATGTCAATATGATTGCGCACCCTACCGGAAGAGTTATCGGCAGACGGGATGGCTATCCTGTCGATTTCGAAAAATTGATAGAAATGGCCGTGGAAACAGGAACGATTCTGGAGTTAAATGCAAATCCGAACCGTCTTGATCTTTCTGCAGAATGGGTACGGAAAGCCCAGGAAGCAGGGGCGAAAATAGCTGTGAATACAGATGCCCACCGTTGGGAAATGCTGGATCACATGCTTGTGGGTGTCAAGACAGCGAGAAGAGGCTGGCTTAAGAAAGAGACAGTTGTCAATACGTGGTCAGCAGAAGAAGTTACAAAGTACCTAAACAGGAACAGGTAA
- a CDS encoding CvpA family protein, with protein MLSFILFLVLIISFFVGFRRGLVLQVIHLLGLAAAFIVAYLYYQDVAHYIRLWIPFPQLSSDFSLLVDAFRLENVYYNGIAFAILFFAVKILMQIIGSMFDFLAHLPILNIINRWLGGILGFLEALIVIVVFLHLAALIQIALVQEILQGSSFAQMIFDYTPLLSNQIKEWWLDTQ; from the coding sequence ATGCTGAGTTTTATATTGTTTTTAGTATTAATCATTAGTTTTTTCGTAGGATTCAGGCGTGGATTAGTCCTTCAGGTCATCCATTTGCTTGGTCTCGCGGCCGCTTTTATAGTTGCTTATTTATATTATCAGGATGTAGCTCATTACATAAGGTTATGGATTCCATTTCCACAGCTTTCCTCTGATTTTTCTCTGCTGGTTGATGCATTCCGTCTGGAGAATGTTTACTATAATGGTATCGCATTCGCCATCCTCTTTTTTGCTGTGAAAATACTGATGCAGATCATTGGCTCGATGTTTGATTTCCTTGCCCATCTGCCAATATTGAATATTATAAACCGCTGGCTTGGCGGCATCCTGGGTTTTCTCGAAGCATTGATAGTAATCGTGGTGTTCCTTCATTTAGCCGCGCTCATTCAGATTGCACTTGTACAGGAGATTCTTCAAGGTTCTTCATTTGCACAGATGATTTTTGATTATACTCCGTTATTGTCAAACCAGATTAAAGAATGGTGGCTTGATACGCAGTGA
- the zapA gene encoding cell division protein ZapA — MEQGHEKRRTNVSIYGQQYKIVGSENPDHIKQVASLVDKKMREIKGKNPYLDSSQLAVLTAVNIGNDYLSLIKKLDNDQKDGDS, encoded by the coding sequence GTGGAACAGGGACACGAAAAGCGTCGAACTAATGTTAGTATTTATGGGCAGCAATACAAGATCGTCGGCTCGGAAAATCCGGACCATATCAAACAGGTAGCCTCGTTAGTTGATAAAAAAATGAGGGAAATAAAAGGGAAGAACCCTTATTTAGATTCCAGTCAGCTAGCTGTTTTAACAGCTGTAAATATAGGGAATGATTACTTAAGCCTGATAAAAAAACTGGATAATGATCAGAAAGATGGGGATTCGTAA
- the rnhC gene encoding ribonuclease HIII, with amino-acid sequence MSYEVIQVNKGTLEKIKYHYISSLKENPPQGAVFSAKTSGCTITAYKSGKILFQGKDAAAEAGKWQKDAGPSAKKTAKPSSRKPVDNHSYQPPANLPSLVLLGSDETGTGDYFGPMTVVCTHLSKEQLKTVESWGIRDSKMINDTTIREIAPKLSKECTYSLLVLHNEKYNDLQKKGMNQGQMKALLHHQAITNVMKKCAAEGLDYDGVLIDQFVQPARYFDYLKSRNQTWSSEKPLYFATKAENLHPAVAAASVLARYSFLKQMAELEKKIGLPLPKGAGPAVDAAARRILKEKGKDTLYSCTKWHFANTGKAFR; translated from the coding sequence TTGAGTTATGAAGTCATTCAGGTAAATAAAGGAACTCTTGAAAAAATAAAGTACCATTATATATCCTCTTTAAAAGAAAATCCGCCGCAGGGAGCTGTGTTCTCTGCCAAAACGAGCGGCTGTACGATTACAGCTTATAAATCCGGTAAAATTCTGTTCCAGGGAAAAGATGCCGCCGCAGAAGCAGGGAAATGGCAGAAGGACGCAGGCCCGTCTGCAAAAAAGACCGCCAAGCCATCTTCCAGGAAGCCGGTTGACAACCATTCATATCAGCCCCCGGCAAACCTCCCCTCCCTCGTTCTTCTTGGCAGTGATGAAACAGGGACAGGTGATTATTTCGGACCGATGACAGTTGTTTGTACTCATCTAAGTAAAGAGCAGCTGAAGACCGTGGAAAGCTGGGGCATTCGTGATTCAAAGATGATAAATGATACAACGATCCGGGAAATTGCCCCCAAGCTTTCGAAAGAATGTACATACAGCCTGCTTGTACTGCATAACGAAAAATACAACGATCTTCAGAAAAAAGGGATGAATCAAGGACAGATGAAAGCACTCCTCCATCATCAGGCGATTACAAATGTGATGAAAAAATGTGCCGCTGAAGGTCTGGATTACGATGGGGTTTTAATTGATCAGTTCGTTCAGCCGGCACGGTATTTTGACTATTTAAAATCAAGAAACCAAACGTGGTCTTCTGAAAAGCCGCTTTATTTTGCAACAAAAGCCGAAAATCTGCATCCTGCTGTAGCTGCGGCCTCCGTTCTTGCCCGTTATTCCTTTCTGAAGCAAATGGCTGAACTGGAGAAGAAAATCGGGCTTCCATTACCAAAGGGCGCTGGCCCGGCAGTTGACGCAGCTGCCCGAAGAATACTTAAAGAAAAAGGAAAAGACACTCTTTACAGCTGCACAAAATGGCACTTCGCAAACACAGGTAAAGCGTTTAGATAA
- a CDS encoding glutamate-5-semialdehyde dehydrogenase has protein sequence MGEVRVKASEVSEKAAIAREISAYLGGLSANEKNNALHQIKNELLENCDYLLEENKKDISKGEEKGLSKAVLDRIILTEERIQGMAEGISQLTEMDDPVGKITEKWERPNGLVIKKIKVPLGVIGLIYEARPNVTVDASTLCLKTGNAVILRGSSSALHSNIALVKVIQKALKNSGLPEKSVQLIEDTSYEAAEELFKMKEYIDVLIPRGGKQLIKTVVEKATVPVLETGAGNCHIYIDKSADPDTAVKIAVNAKTQRPSVCNAAESILIHSEFPKEQVVRLIDTLQNKGVEVRGDEKVSAAVPSVVPATEEDWGEEYLDLVVSVKMTESTDEAIEHIQSYGSRHSEAIISEDESQVQKFFTFVDASALYHNASTRFTDGFEFGFGAEIGISTQKLHARGPMGLDALTSEKYIIKGNGQIKE, from the coding sequence ATGGGTGAAGTTAGAGTAAAGGCATCGGAAGTAAGTGAAAAGGCGGCGATTGCCAGGGAAATATCGGCTTACCTTGGAGGTTTATCAGCAAACGAGAAAAATAATGCGCTGCACCAGATAAAAAACGAGCTGTTAGAGAACTGTGATTACCTGTTGGAGGAAAATAAGAAGGATATCAGCAAGGGGGAAGAAAAAGGTCTTTCGAAGGCTGTACTGGACAGAATAATTTTGACTGAAGAAAGAATACAGGGGATGGCTGAAGGAATCAGTCAACTAACGGAAATGGATGATCCCGTCGGGAAAATAACGGAGAAATGGGAGCGGCCAAATGGGCTTGTTATCAAGAAAATAAAGGTTCCCCTTGGAGTTATTGGCTTGATATATGAAGCAAGGCCGAATGTTACTGTGGATGCTTCCACACTGTGCCTTAAAACGGGGAATGCCGTTATTTTACGAGGGAGCTCTTCAGCGCTGCATTCTAATATAGCTCTTGTGAAAGTTATCCAGAAGGCACTAAAGAACTCCGGGTTACCTGAAAAATCTGTCCAGCTGATTGAAGACACAAGTTATGAAGCCGCGGAAGAACTCTTCAAAATGAAAGAATATATAGACGTATTAATACCCCGGGGAGGAAAACAGCTCATTAAGACTGTAGTAGAAAAAGCTACCGTGCCTGTTCTGGAAACCGGCGCCGGGAACTGCCATATATATATCGATAAATCTGCTGATCCTGATACGGCGGTTAAGATTGCTGTTAATGCAAAGACTCAGCGTCCCTCCGTCTGTAATGCAGCTGAATCGATATTAATCCATTCGGAGTTTCCAAAAGAGCAGGTGGTCCGACTTATAGACACCCTGCAAAACAAAGGGGTGGAAGTAAGAGGAGATGAAAAAGTTTCCGCTGCAGTTCCATCTGTTGTTCCGGCCACAGAGGAGGATTGGGGGGAAGAATACCTGGATTTAGTTGTTTCAGTAAAAATGACTGAAAGTACTGATGAAGCTATTGAACATATTCAATCATATGGTTCCAGGCATTCTGAAGCAATAATCTCGGAAGATGAGAGCCAGGTTCAGAAATTCTTCACTTTTGTTGATGCTTCAGCTTTATACCATAATGCTTCCACCCGTTTCACAGATGGTTTTGAATTCGGCTTCGGGGCTGAAATAGGGATAAGCACCCAAAAACTACATGCCCGCGGCCCTATGGGGCTGGATGCCCTGACTTCTGAAAAATACATTATCAAGGGGAATGGGCAGATTAAAGAATAA
- the proB gene encoding glutamate 5-kinase: MKKQRLVIKIGSSSLTKEDGSLSFEKLIDHVQAISELVHQGHEVIFISSGAVAAGFKEMGYPVRPNTLEGRQASAAVGQGMLMQAYAEAFRFHSIKTGQMLLTRQNFSAHEDYKNVHAVLEELLKRQVLPIINENDSVSVKGLTFGDNDMLSALVSGMVHADLLIMLTDINGLYATNPVLDPLAKKYDLLSDIDDELLSTVPASTSKFGTGGMHSKLQAAKTALSLGVRVFVGNGSGRDKLIKIIDGYGDGTYIGTDKPPVMKCKKQWINLHSSCAGVITIDEGAKEALLDKGRSLLAAGITKIEGTFSAKEVVEVHDLSGEHLGKGQVNYSHSELTSLSVSPQHSLTVIHRDNWVALAKK, from the coding sequence GTGAAGAAACAAAGGCTGGTAATTAAAATCGGCAGCAGTTCACTTACGAAAGAAGACGGAAGTTTAAGTTTTGAAAAGTTAATCGATCATGTGCAGGCTATTTCGGAATTAGTTCATCAAGGGCACGAAGTAATTTTTATTTCCTCTGGTGCTGTAGCAGCAGGGTTTAAAGAAATGGGGTATCCAGTAAGGCCCAATACACTGGAAGGAAGGCAGGCTTCCGCCGCAGTAGGGCAGGGAATGCTGATGCAGGCTTATGCAGAAGCATTCCGGTTCCACAGCATTAAGACTGGCCAGATGCTGCTTACAAGGCAGAATTTCTCAGCCCATGAAGATTATAAAAATGTTCATGCGGTTTTAGAGGAACTGCTTAAAAGACAAGTTCTTCCGATTATCAATGAAAATGATTCTGTTTCTGTTAAGGGGCTGACGTTTGGTGATAATGATATGCTGTCTGCTCTTGTAAGCGGTATGGTACATGCAGATCTTCTGATTATGCTCACGGACATTAACGGTTTATATGCAACTAATCCGGTACTTGATCCCCTTGCGAAAAAGTATGATCTGCTCAGTGACATAGATGATGAGCTTTTATCAACTGTTCCTGCCTCCACCTCAAAGTTTGGCACCGGGGGGATGCATTCGAAGCTCCAGGCCGCAAAAACTGCGTTATCTCTGGGTGTACGTGTTTTTGTGGGGAATGGGAGCGGAAGGGATAAATTAATAAAAATTATCGATGGATATGGGGATGGCACATATATCGGCACAGACAAACCGCCGGTCATGAAGTGTAAAAAACAATGGATTAATCTCCATTCCAGTTGTGCGGGAGTTATTACCATTGACGAAGGGGCAAAAGAAGCCCTCCTGGACAAAGGGAGGAGCCTCCTGGCAGCCGGCATTACGAAGATAGAAGGAACATTCTCTGCAAAGGAAGTTGTGGAAGTACATGACCTGTCAGGAGAGCATTTAGGAAAAGGCCAGGTAAACTACAGCCACTCTGAATTAACGTCCCTTTCAGTTTCACCGCAGCATTCTTTAACAGTAATACACCGGGACAACTGGGTGGCTCTTGCAAAAAAGTAA
- a CDS encoding YIP1 family protein produces the protein MIGKMICLQSSSYREFLTEKKAPIYSRMIVIMAGVIYGIMGIYANAGFIASFESELLRNVAVPFIFILFGLFSVWLTRLGLAVLLWAGARGFGGPGNIGDLNRGAAVALIPGLLAIPGLTGAGGGLLTWAGVIVALIWMYFICVKIHETTQGFQGWKAYTSVFAVFVFFASIYYILVPPGL, from the coding sequence TTGATTGGAAAAATGATTTGTCTTCAATCTTCCTCGTACAGGGAGTTTCTAACTGAAAAAAAGGCGCCAATTTACAGCCGGATGATTGTGATTATGGCGGGAGTAATTTATGGAATAATGGGGATTTATGCAAATGCAGGTTTTATTGCAAGTTTTGAATCGGAGTTGCTGCGCAATGTTGCAGTACCGTTTATATTTATCTTATTTGGTTTATTTTCAGTCTGGCTTACAAGGCTTGGCCTGGCAGTACTGCTCTGGGCAGGAGCAAGAGGCTTTGGGGGGCCAGGGAATATCGGCGACCTTAACCGGGGGGCTGCGGTGGCCCTGATACCCGGACTCCTGGCTATACCGGGGCTGACAGGTGCCGGTGGAGGGCTGCTCACGTGGGCCGGTGTAATAGTGGCGTTAATCTGGATGTATTTTATCTGTGTTAAAATACATGAGACGACCCAGGGATTCCAAGGATGGAAAGCATACACGTCAGTATTTGCTGTGTTTGTCTTTTTTGCCAGCATCTATTATATTCTTGTCCCCCCTGGACTATAA
- a CDS encoding cation acetate symporter, which yields MGEEAWQLSNPLLGIAAIVVTFLLFYVVGYISNRKTTSVTDLYVAGASIGPLTNGLAMAATYMSLATFLGITALILQLQVPFIMLWIQLILSIPLITIIYGTSLRRMGAFSPTHFIRERYGISASIIAALFMILVSIMYSLGQMIGIALAFETVLGIPYLTGLIAGGLIIVGYITIGGMAGASNNAAIQMVIIALMFIVPLGAIMKAVGGSGWFFPPLLYADMVPAMLEAMPNFFDYQFSPKWYVSLIGLTIGSLGLPHLAMRIYTASSLKSARSAMVWFAFIIGLVFSATYAMGFVGVYATETQGVAISPEDADKLTLILNLVYNPEWVTALVIAGAISAGLSTLSGNLLAIGALLSQDIVTTLKPGLKQKTKMKLGYAAIFAGGVISILLAINPPAFLVVSILWAFGLAGVTNAPLIIVGVWWKEANKFGAIAASVIGGAVYIIVSPFVFPNIVLTGHSVTDGMGLSGAMLAIPLSFILLIMVSYITNRVPRLSPKLTTKEDHALIERIHGWKDIHPKRYNSTAGAAITVIFFAVIAIWAMMPWNM from the coding sequence ATGGGAGAAGAAGCATGGCAGTTATCGAATCCCCTGTTAGGGATTGCGGCAATAGTAGTTACCTTTCTGTTATTTTACGTAGTAGGTTACATATCCAACCGGAAAACTACCTCTGTAACTGATCTGTATGTAGCAGGGGCAAGTATCGGTCCATTGACAAACGGTCTGGCTATGGCGGCTACTTATATGAGTCTTGCAACGTTTCTTGGTATCACGGCATTGATTTTACAGCTCCAGGTTCCGTTTATTATGCTCTGGATACAGCTTATCTTATCTATTCCTCTCATCACAATTATTTACGGTACAAGCTTAAGGCGTATGGGGGCATTCTCTCCGACTCATTTTATAAGGGAAAGATACGGAATAAGTGCTTCGATTATTGCTGCGCTGTTTATGATTCTCGTTTCTATCATGTATTCCCTCGGGCAGATGATCGGGATTGCTCTTGCTTTTGAAACTGTTCTGGGAATTCCGTACCTGACCGGCCTTATAGCGGGAGGGTTGATAATAGTAGGATATATTACTATCGGGGGAATGGCTGGGGCATCAAATAACGCGGCTATTCAAATGGTTATCATAGCTTTAATGTTTATTGTGCCTTTAGGCGCGATCATGAAAGCCGTAGGCGGCAGCGGCTGGTTTTTTCCTCCTCTGCTTTATGCGGATATGGTTCCGGCTATGCTTGAGGCAATGCCAAATTTCTTTGATTATCAGTTCTCACCGAAGTGGTATGTATCGCTTATTGGATTAACTATTGGGTCGCTTGGTCTGCCCCATCTTGCCATGCGGATATATACAGCATCAAGCTTAAAGAGTGCCCGCTCGGCAATGGTCTGGTTTGCTTTTATTATCGGTCTTGTATTTTCTGCGACGTATGCCATGGGCTTTGTTGGTGTCTATGCTACAGAAACACAAGGTGTGGCAATCTCACCGGAAGATGCTGATAAGCTCACTTTAATTCTGAACCTTGTTTATAACCCTGAATGGGTAACCGCTCTTGTGATTGCAGGGGCCATTTCGGCAGGTCTTTCCACACTAAGTGGAAATCTGCTCGCTATCGGTGCTCTCCTTTCCCAGGATATCGTTACAACATTAAAGCCGGGATTAAAGCAGAAAACCAAAATGAAGCTTGGATATGCTGCTATCTTTGCAGGAGGTGTTATTAGTATCCTGCTTGCGATTAATCCTCCAGCCTTCCTGGTAGTCAGTATACTATGGGCATTCGGCCTTGCAGGGGTAACAAATGCTCCTCTGATTATCGTGGGGGTATGGTGGAAGGAAGCCAATAAATTTGGCGCAATTGCAGCTTCTGTCATTGGCGGAGCAGTATATATTATTGTATCCCCGTTTGTATTCCCGAATATAGTGCTTACGGGCCATAGTGTGACGGATGGAATGGGCCTCTCCGGTGCAATGCTTGCCATTCCGCTGAGCTTCATATTGCTAATTATGGTTTCTTATATAACGAACAGAGTTCCGCGGCTTTCTCCAAAGCTGACAACCAAAGAAGACCATGCACTTATTGAAAGGATTCATGGCTGGAAAGATATTCATCCTAAACGGTACAACAGTACAGCGGGCGCAGCTATCACAGTGATCTTCTTTGCTGTCATTGCAATATGGGCGATGATGCCCTGGAATATGTAG